The Nitrospirales bacterium genome includes a window with the following:
- a CDS encoding cohesin domain-containing protein: protein MLFLTSCSVPQVDLAEQMVADGNWDGAVAAYREAVRHDPFNQELQDKLEEVKGRAAEMHYREGRTWLQEHQLPEALQAFQMALGLSPETPEYQAALTDVLRLKEARQALQDGKKLQSLGQLDQAMVHYERAIQLDPSLTQALEGITAISQRQNEHKTVSGSAEPVTLRFQNTRLKQVFEILARTANIDILFDKDVRDDLVTIFTRDTPFDEALTLILNTNELFAKRVSNDTLLIIPDTKQKREQYQDLKIRTFYLSNAKAKDMANLLRTILETKRVYVNEPLNTVVIRDEPAKLVLAENIIQANDRGDAEVLFDVEVLEVNRTKTKRIGLNFAKQAGAGIFPPGTNAFSSILQTFTYRQLTNLGPDSYLFTFPGSILLDFFKQESDAKTLAAPKIRVLNNEKASINIGDKQPILLSTTNVLPGQGTTGATPTTSTVTSIEFKDTGIKLTVEPTIHLNNQISLRMQVEVTRLGDRVVLQSNPEISQFRFGTRTADTALSLRDGETVVLAGLLQEEDRKTREAVPGIDDVPVLGNLLSNSETNKITTEVILVITAHIVNSLAPSDIAKQTLWSGTAKNFDTKPLFSEPNVALPVLLSENEQALSQDQTPSPHAPASGPTQQASQAGMPQTSAPPAQTPPTRLTFIPPAVSTKVGKTVRIDLTGHNVPATEQTHMTITYDPGILEFQEAVEGTFWKEHDITPTLTVSDVPNKGQVVIQLSGSGQSVAGSGQLATLAFKAKAQGNASLHIQHSSFIDSTGKQVPVISQHGRIWVQ, encoded by the coding sequence ATGCTATTCCTCACGAGTTGTTCGGTCCCTCAAGTCGATCTTGCAGAACAGATGGTGGCGGACGGGAATTGGGATGGGGCTGTAGCCGCCTATCGCGAGGCGGTTCGGCACGATCCATTCAACCAAGAACTTCAGGACAAACTGGAAGAGGTGAAAGGTCGCGCGGCCGAAATGCATTACAGGGAAGGGAGAACATGGCTTCAAGAACACCAGCTTCCCGAAGCCCTTCAGGCTTTTCAAATGGCCTTGGGGCTATCTCCCGAAACACCTGAATATCAGGCAGCCTTGACCGATGTCTTACGGCTCAAGGAAGCGCGGCAAGCCCTGCAGGACGGGAAAAAACTTCAGAGCCTCGGACAACTCGATCAAGCCATGGTCCATTATGAACGGGCCATTCAACTCGACCCGAGTCTGACTCAAGCCCTTGAGGGCATCACGGCCATTTCTCAACGACAGAACGAACACAAGACCGTGAGTGGATCAGCCGAACCCGTCACACTTCGGTTTCAAAATACTCGCTTAAAACAGGTCTTTGAAATCCTGGCAAGAACCGCCAATATCGACATCTTATTCGACAAGGATGTCCGGGATGATCTTGTCACCATCTTCACACGCGATACGCCGTTTGATGAGGCTTTAACCCTCATTTTGAACACCAATGAGCTGTTCGCGAAACGAGTCAGCAACGATACCTTGCTCATCATCCCCGACACGAAACAAAAGCGAGAACAATATCAGGACCTCAAAATTCGAACCTTTTACCTGTCCAACGCGAAAGCCAAAGACATGGCGAACCTGCTCAGGACCATTCTCGAAACGAAACGAGTCTACGTCAATGAACCGCTGAATACCGTGGTGATTCGTGATGAACCAGCCAAGCTCGTGCTTGCCGAGAATATCATTCAAGCGAATGACCGGGGTGATGCCGAAGTCTTATTTGACGTGGAAGTCCTTGAAGTCAACCGAACCAAGACGAAACGGATCGGACTGAACTTCGCGAAACAAGCTGGCGCGGGAATTTTTCCGCCAGGAACCAATGCCTTCAGCAGCATCCTGCAAACCTTCACGTATCGGCAATTGACGAATCTTGGGCCAGACTCCTATCTCTTTACATTCCCTGGCAGCATCCTGCTCGACTTCTTCAAGCAAGAGTCTGATGCCAAGACGCTGGCGGCGCCGAAGATCCGGGTTCTGAATAACGAAAAGGCCTCGATCAATATCGGAGACAAACAACCCATCCTGCTTTCGACGACCAATGTCTTACCTGGCCAGGGTACCACCGGAGCCACGCCAACGACCTCCACCGTGACCTCCATCGAATTCAAAGATACCGGGATTAAACTGACGGTTGAACCGACCATTCATCTCAATAACCAAATTTCTCTACGCATGCAAGTCGAAGTGACACGACTGGGTGATCGCGTCGTCCTGCAGTCCAACCCGGAAATCTCACAATTCCGTTTTGGAACACGAACCGCTGACACCGCTCTGAGCTTGCGCGATGGCGAAACAGTGGTCCTGGCAGGCCTGCTGCAAGAAGAAGATCGAAAGACACGGGAAGCGGTACCCGGGATCGATGACGTACCCGTCTTGGGCAATCTGTTAAGTAACTCCGAAACAAACAAGATTACGACAGAAGTCATTCTCGTCATCACCGCTCACATCGTGAATAGTCTCGCGCCTTCGGATATCGCCAAACAGACACTCTGGTCTGGCACAGCCAAAAACTTCGACACGAAACCCCTATTTTCCGAGCCCAATGTAGCTCTCCCAGTCCTCCTTAGTGAGAACGAACAAGCTCTTAGTCAAGACCAAACCCCATCGCCACACGCTCCAGCTTCAGGACCTACTCAACAAGCTTCACAAGCTGGAATGCCTCAGACGTCTGCCCCTCCAGCTCAAACGCCACCGACTCGGCTGACCTTCATTCCCCCTGCTGTATCCACAAAAGTGGGTAAAACGGTACGCATTGACCTCACAGGACACAATGTACCGGCGACTGAGCAGACTCATATGACGATCACGTATGACCCTGGGATCCTGGAATTTCAGGAAGCGGTCGAAGGAACGTTTTGGAAGGAACACGACATTACCCCTACACTCACCGTTTCCGATGTCCCGAATAAAGGCCAAGTCGTGATTCAATTGAGTGGAAGCGGCCAATCGGTGGCCGGCAGCGGGCAACTGGCAACCTTGGCCTTTAAGGCGAAAGCTCAGGGGAACGCCTCGTTGCACATTCAACATTCATCATTCATCGACTCGACAGGGAAACAGGTTCCCGTCATTTCGCAACATGGGAGGATTTGGGTTCAATAG